The genomic interval AGCAACGGGTGGCCATCGCACGGGCGTTGGCGATGGACCCGAAGCTGATGCTCTTCGACGAGCCGACCTCGGCCCTCGACCCGGAGCTGGTCGGCGACGTCCTCGACGTCATGCGCGACCTCGCCGAGTCCGGCATGACGATGATCGTCGTCACCCACGAGATGGGCTTCGCCCGCGAGGTCGGCGACAGCCTCGTCTTCATGGACGGCGGCGTGGTGGTCGAATCCGGCCACCCGCGCGACGTCCTGACGAACCCTCAGCACGAGCGCACCCAGGGGTTCCTGTCCAAGGTGCTCTGAACGATCCCGAACGGCTGATGCCGCCCACCCCGGCCGGGGTGGGCGGCATCAGCCGTTTCACGTCAGTGCAGGTTGAGCCAGGGGCTGCGCGGTGACAGGTTGCCCTCCGTGGTCACGTTGTACATGTGCACGAAGGTCTCGAACTGTCCCTTGCCGTGGAAGTCCTTGCCGTTGTAGCGCTTGTTGACCACCTTCCCCGTCGGGCAGGTGTAGACCTTCTTGGAGACGATCTTCTCGCCGGTGGTGACGGCGGTGATGAGGATCTTGCACTTCGGGTGCTTCTTCCCCATGGAGACGATCGCGTAGGGGTGCCCCACTCGCGTGGCCTTCTTGCTGATGCAGGACTTCCAGGTGATCAGGGTGCTGTCGTTGGGATAAGTGTCCACGTCCGAGTACGAGTAGCACCCGCCGTTCCCTTCGGCGAAGGCCGCCGGCGCCGCGGTCCATCCCGCGACCGACACGACCGCACACATCACGACTGCCCCAGCGGCCTTCTTGAGCTGCAACACAGACTCGTCCTCTTCCGTTCTCGGGCGGCACACCAGCCACCCGGCCACAGAAGATCATCCCAGACACTTGCCCGCTTGCGCAAAGATGCAACGACACCAGCGCGACACAACGGCCGCGAATCTGGGCCTACTTCAGCGCCAGCAGCACCGTGTCGGAAGGCGAGCACCACACCGCCCGGGCCTCCCCGAACCCCTGCTCGCGCAGTACGCGCGCGTGCCAGGCCGGGGAGGGCATGTCGCCGTCCGCGTGCTCGCCGTAGATCTCGTAGCGGCGGGCCGTCGGTCCGGCGAGGACGGGGTCCTGGGCGGCGAGCTGCCACCACTCGGCCCAGTCCAGGACGCCGTTCCCCTTGGCCCGATCCATCTGCGCGTGCCGCTGCGCGCGCTCCGCCGCGTTGATCCTGGGCGTCGACTCGTCGATCATGTGGTCCGCGTTCATGAAGACACCGCCGTCGCGGACGAGTCCCGCGACCTGACCGTAGAGGGCCGCGAGGGGTTCGCTGTGCAGCCAGTGGAGGGCCGTGGCGGTCAGCACGGCGTCGTACGAGTCGTACGGCAGCCTCGTCGTCCACTCCGGGTCCTTGAGGTCGGCCGTCACGAAGGTGACCCGCTCGTCGTCCGCGAAGGTGCCCTCGGCGATGGCGAGGAGCGCCGGGTCGAGGTCGACCCCGGTGCTGGTGGCGTCCGGGAGGCGGGCGAGCAGCCGGGCCGTGATGCTGCCGGTGCCGCAGGCGAGGTCGAGCACGCGGGGTGCGGGGCCGGTGAGGGCCTCGACCATGTCGAGCATGATCCGGAAGCGGTCCTCCCGGTCGGGCATGTACCACTCCTGCTGCCGGTCCCAGCTCTCCTGCCAGGCCTGCCAGTCGGTTCCGACACCGGTCGTCATGAGGACCCCCTGTCCACTCACTGTCGTAATACCCTGGAAGCACGATCAGCTGTTACCCGACCGCATCCACGACCATAGAGCGCCTCCGTAAGGACTACAAGTGGAACTGGCCTATTACTCGGACTACGCCGTACGCCTCGTCAACACCGAGGAACCGGCGCGGGGCAAGGACGCCCTGACCTCGGTCGAGGCCGTGCGGGACCTGTTCGGCACCAACCAGGAGGCGGCCCGCCGCGCCGCCGACGCCGACGTCACCCGCTTCCGTTCGGTCCGGGGGCGGCTGCGGGCGGTCTTCGAGGCGGCCGACGGCGGCGACGAGACCCTCTCCGTGAACCTGCTGAACTCGCTCCTGCTGGAGTTCCCGGTCAGCCCGCAGATCTCCGGGCACAACTTCCGTGACGACGACGGCCGTCCGCTGTGGCACATGCACCTCGCGGACCACCCGTCGAACGCGACGGCCGGCTACGCGGCGATCGCGGCCATGGGCCTGGCCTTCCATCTCACCGAGTACGGCGTCGACCGCCTGGGCCTGTGCGAGGCGGCGCCGTGCCGCAACGCCTACCTGGACACCTCGACGAACCGCTCCCGGCGCTACTGCTCGGACCGTTGCGCGACCCGCGCCAACGTCGCCGCCTACCGGGCCCGGAAGCGCCTGGAGGCCGACCGGTCGGGAAACACGGGCCTGGCGGCCGAGAGCGCCCAGCGGACGAGCGCGAGCGGCGACCGCTGACCGGACTTCGGCGGCCGGTACCGGAAACGCACCCTGCCCAGCACCAGATCCTCCGGCACGGCGCCGTAATCGGTACTGTCCCCACCGGCGAACGCGTTGTCCCCGAGCACCCACCACCCGCCGTCCCGCCGCTCCGCGGCCCGCTTCACGACCAGCAGGTCCTGCTGGAACGGATGCCTCAGCACGACGATGTCGCCGGGCCTGATCCGCGCCCCGTACTGCACCACGAGCAGATCCCCGTGCAGCAGCGTCGGCACCATGGACGGCCCGGTCACCTCGGCCGTCCCGAAGGGCAGTGCGGCCCTCCCGCGCTCGGTCTCCTGCGACAGCTCCGGCATCCCCGGCACCTCCCCGGTCCTATCCTCCACCAGTCTGAGTCCGACCCTGGACTTTTGTCCTAAGCCCATGGGGGCACTCGCGAAATCAGCTTCTCCAGGGAGTAATGTCCCACCTGAGAAGACGATCACGAGGAAGGAACGCTCCATGCTTTCCCGCCTGTTTGCCCCCAAGGTGAAGGTCAGCGCGCACTGCGACCTGCCCTGCGGTGTGTACGACCCGGCCCAGGCCCGCATCGAGGCGGAGTCGGTGAAGGCCGTGCAGGACAAGATGGCCGCCAACGACGACCCGCACTTCCAGGCGCGCGCCATCGTCATCAAGGAGCAGCGCGCCGAGCTCGCGAAGCACCACGTCTCGGTGCTCTGGAGCGACTACTTCAAGCCCCCGCACTTCGAGAAGTACCCGGAGCTGCACCAGCTGGTCAACGACACCCTGAAGGCCCTCTCGGCCGCCAAGGCGTCCACCGACCCGGCGACGGGCCAGAAGGCGCTCGACTACATCGCCCAGATCGACAAGATCTTCTGGGAGACCAAGAAGGCCTGACACCCAGTCGGCCCGACCCGACCGACCGGCGATCGGTGCACCATCGCAGGTCGGCGGGCGCAGGTCAGCGGGTTTGGGGAAGGGGCTCGGCCGGTTCACCGGCGGAGCCCCTTCGT from Streptomyces sp. NBC_01288 carries:
- a CDS encoding class I SAM-dependent methyltransferase — protein: MTTGVGTDWQAWQESWDRQQEWYMPDREDRFRIMLDMVEALTGPAPRVLDLACGTGSITARLLARLPDATSTGVDLDPALLAIAEGTFADDERVTFVTADLKDPEWTTRLPYDSYDAVLTATALHWLHSEPLAALYGQVAGLVRDGGVFMNADHMIDESTPRINAAERAQRHAQMDRAKGNGVLDWAEWWQLAAQDPVLAGPTARRYEIYGEHADGDMPSPAWHARVLREQGFGEARAVWCSPSDTVLLALK
- a CDS encoding CGNR zinc finger domain-containing protein, producing the protein MELAYYSDYAVRLVNTEEPARGKDALTSVEAVRDLFGTNQEAARRAADADVTRFRSVRGRLRAVFEAADGGDETLSVNLLNSLLLEFPVSPQISGHNFRDDDGRPLWHMHLADHPSNATAGYAAIAAMGLAFHLTEYGVDRLGLCEAAPCRNAYLDTSTNRSRRYCSDRCATRANVAAYRARKRLEADRSGNTGLAAESAQRTSASGDR
- the sodX gene encoding nickel-type superoxide dismutase maturation protease — translated: MPELSQETERGRAALPFGTAEVTGPSMVPTLLHGDLLVVQYGARIRPGDIVVLRHPFQQDLLVVKRAAERRDGGWWVLGDNAFAGGDSTDYGAVPEDLVLGRVRFRYRPPKSGQRSPLALVRWALSAARPVFPDRSASRRFRAR
- the sodN gene encoding superoxide dismutase, Ni, producing the protein MLSRLFAPKVKVSAHCDLPCGVYDPAQARIEAESVKAVQDKMAANDDPHFQARAIVIKEQRAELAKHHVSVLWSDYFKPPHFEKYPELHQLVNDTLKALSAAKASTDPATGQKALDYIAQIDKIFWETKKA